A segment of the Fusobacterium ulcerans genome:
TATCATGGAGTATTTCCAGAAGAAAAGAAGCTGGGACAAAAGTTTTTAGTTTCAGCAGAGATGACAACATCAACTAGAGAAGCTGGAAAAACTGGTAATTTGAAAAAGTCTACTCATTATGGACTTGTAGCTAATGATATAGGAGAAATATTTACTGGAAAAAGCATAGATTTGATAGAAACTTGTGCTGAAGATATAGCAGAGATGATATTAAGTAAGTATCCTTTGATTTCTGAAGTAAAAGTGACAGTAAAAAAACCTTGGGCACCTTTGCAGATGCATTTTGAAAATGTAGCTGTAGAGATAACAAGAAAAAGACATACAGTGTATCTTTCTATAGGATCTAATATGGGAGATAAGAAACAAAATCTTCTCACTGCTATAGAAAAGATAAAAGAGCTTAAAAATACAAGTGTTGGAAAAGTAAGTACTATTGTTGAAACAGAACCCTTTGGAGTAAAAGAACAGGATGATTTTCTCAATGCCTGTCTTGAAGTGAAAACGCTTCTATACCCTCATGAGCTTTTAGAAAAGCTTTTGGGAATAGAAGAGGAGATGGGAAGAAAGAGAATAAAAAAATGGGGACCTAGAATTATTGATATTGATATACTTCTTTTTGATAAAGAAGTAATAGAAGATGATGATCTGGCTGTACCTCATCCATGGATGTGTGATAGAAGCTTTGTTCTTGATCCATTGTGTGAAATAGCTCCCAATGTAGTTCATCCTTTAGAGAGAAAGAGCATTTTTAATCTAAAGAGAGCTTTGGATGAAACTGTAGACGAAAAAGAAAATGAAATATTGAGTTAAAATATGAAGGAGAATGTAGAAATATGTTCTTCTTTTTATATAATAAAAAGAGCAGTCTCTAATCAGATTGCTCTTTTTCAATATCAACTACATTAGTGTTTCAATTACTTCATCTATGTTTTTCTGTCCAAAGAAGATATCTTTGTCATTGATTATCATAGCTGGAACACTCATAATATCATATTTTTCTTTGAAGTCAGGGAATGTGAATACATCAATAACTTCAACATTTACATTTTTATTCTCTATAGCTATTTTTTGTGCTGCCTGAACAGTCTCAGGGCACTTAGTACAGCTAAGTGAAATTCCTATTTTTATACTTACAGGAGAAGAGATATTCTGAATGTTCTTCATAGTATCATCAGATATTTTCTGTCCTGGTCCAGCTATATTGTACATAGCAAGGATAAAGGAATTTAATTCATGTCCGCTAGGAAGTGAAGAGAATTTAACTCCTGAAAAATCTCCATTTTTATCTAAAATAGCTATTGTTGGAAATCTGTCAGCTTTTATTTTCTTTTCAAGTTCAGGATTTTCACCTTTTTCAAAAGAGCTGAATTTCAATTTATCAGAAACAGAAGATATTTCTTTTACCATAGCCTCAATCATTGAAGATTTTTCCACAGCAGAATCTTTTACAACAACAAGCTCAATATTATTTTCGAATCTTGAAACAATATCTCCAAGCTGTTCTTTTAGACTACTGTCAAGCAATTCCACTTCTTTAACTTGAGCGTGAGAAGTACTCTTGCTCTCTTTTTCCTCTTTTGTCAGTCCGAGTTTTTCTCTTAAATCATGGACATATTTTTCAATATTTACAGCAGCAACAGCACCATCTGACACAGCAGTAACAAGCTGTCTTAGTTTTTTAGGTCTGATATCTCCAGCTGCATATACACCTTTTACATTAGTTTGTAAATCTTCATCAGTAGGGATAAAGCCATATTGATCAAGTTCTATATGATTTTTGAAAAGTTTACTTTGAGGCTCATAACCTACAAAAATAAATATTCCAAAAGATTTTCCATCTTTAGCTTTGTATTCAGATATTTCTTCAGTTACATTATTTTTGAATACAGCACTTCTTAATTGGATATCTCCTTTAGCTTCAAGAAGTTCAGTATTGAATCTAACCTCTATTTTAGGATGATTTAAAACTTTCTCTGCTATTGATTTAGCACAAGTAAATTCAGGTTCTCTTGCAATTATAGTAACCTTTGTAGCATATTTTGTAAGGAATATTGCTTCTTCAGCAGCAGCAAAGCCAGCTCCTACTACAAAAACTTCCATTCCAGTAAAAAATTCTCCATCACAAGTAGCACAATATGCTACCCCTCTTCCTGTGTATTCTTCTTCTCCAGGAAAATTGAGTTTTCTAGGTGAAGCACCAGTAGCAAGAACTACTGAAAGAGCTTTGTATTCTCCAGAAGATGTTTTTACAGTTTTTATATCTTGTGAAAAGTTCATATCTTTCACTTCATCAGAGATAAATTCAACTCCAAAGCTTTCAGCCTGTTTTTTCAGCTGAGCTCCAAATTCACTTCCAGATATTTCAGTTATTCCAGGATAATTGACTATTTCATTAGTCAGACATATCTGTCCTCCAGCTTTATCTTTTTCTATAATAAGGACATCCATCATGGCTCTTCCAGCATATATTCCTGCTGACAATCCAGAAGGTCCTCCTCCTATCACTATTAAATCGTATATTCTTTCCATATCGTTTCCTTTCTATATCTAAAAAAAGAGGAGACTTCTGAATGAATCTCTGTCAGTCTTCCTCTTTTGTATTTTTAAAGTTTTCCAACAAGATCAATAGTTGGTTTTATAGTATCACTTCCAGGTTTCCATTTAGCAGGGCAAACTTCTCCATGCTCAGCCACAAATTTAGCAGCCTGAAGTTTTCTAAGCAGTTCTCCAGCTTCTCTTCCAATACCGTTGTCATGTACTTCATAAGCTACAATAACTCCTTCAGGATTGATGATAAAGCTTCCTCTTAGAGCTAAACCTTCCTCTTCAATCATAACTTCAAAATCTCTAGCTAATTTTCCAGTAGGATCTGCAAGCATAGGATATTGTACTTTCTTTATTCTGTCTGATGTGTCATGCCATGCTTTATGCACGAAGTGAGTATCTGTAGAAACTGAATATACTTCA
Coding sequences within it:
- the folK gene encoding 2-amino-4-hydroxy-6-hydroxymethyldihydropteridine diphosphokinase, whose product is MDKIYINNLEFIAYHGVFPEEKKLGQKFLVSAEMTTSTREAGKTGNLKKSTHYGLVANDIGEIFTGKSIDLIETCAEDIAEMILSKYPLISEVKVTVKKPWAPLQMHFENVAVEITRKRHTVYLSIGSNMGDKKQNLLTAIEKIKELKNTSVGKVSTIVETEPFGVKEQDDFLNACLEVKTLLYPHELLEKLLGIEEEMGRKRIKKWGPRIIDIDILLFDKEVIEDDDLAVPHPWMCDRSFVLDPLCEIAPNVVHPLERKSIFNLKRALDETVDEKENEILS
- a CDS encoding FAD-dependent oxidoreductase — its product is MERIYDLIVIGGGPSGLSAGIYAGRAMMDVLIIEKDKAGGQICLTNEIVNYPGITEISGSEFGAQLKKQAESFGVEFISDEVKDMNFSQDIKTVKTSSGEYKALSVVLATGASPRKLNFPGEEEYTGRGVAYCATCDGEFFTGMEVFVVGAGFAAAEEAIFLTKYATKVTIIAREPEFTCAKSIAEKVLNHPKIEVRFNTELLEAKGDIQLRSAVFKNNVTEEISEYKAKDGKSFGIFIFVGYEPQSKLFKNHIELDQYGFIPTDEDLQTNVKGVYAAGDIRPKKLRQLVTAVSDGAVAAVNIEKYVHDLREKLGLTKEEKESKSTSHAQVKEVELLDSSLKEQLGDIVSRFENNIELVVVKDSAVEKSSMIEAMVKEISSVSDKLKFSSFEKGENPELEKKIKADRFPTIAILDKNGDFSGVKFSSLPSGHELNSFILAMYNIAGPGQKISDDTMKNIQNISSPVSIKIGISLSCTKCPETVQAAQKIAIENKNVNVEVIDVFTFPDFKEKYDIMSVPAMIINDKDIFFGQKNIDEVIETLM
- the ahpC gene encoding alkyl hydroperoxide reductase subunit C; translation: MSLIGKKVSEFKTMAYHMGDFKEITNESMKGKWAAVVFYPADFTFVCPTELEDLAEHYEQFKAEGCEVYSVSTDTHFVHKAWHDTSDRIKKVQYPMLADPTGKLARDFEVMIEEEGLALRGSFIINPEGVIVAYEVHDNGIGREAGELLRKLQAAKFVAEHGEVCPAKWKPGSDTIKPTIDLVGKL